The following proteins are encoded in a genomic region of Neoarius graeffei isolate fNeoGra1 chromosome 6, fNeoGra1.pri, whole genome shotgun sequence:
- the lmf2a gene encoding lipase maturation factor 2a isoform X1, with the protein MGETRFPAHMVLWSLSAVYMFAFASVYVQIPGLYGNEGILPARWMLRVVGKSMWEQLRDTPTLLWFGPRLGLDTQHCMELLSLSGAILSLASMTVPALRDCRLYLLLWVLYLSLYQVGQVFLYFQWDNLLLEVGFLAVLIAPMKMPWGCRLSFHDGVTFWLLRWLLFRLMFASGVVKLTSRCPTWWGLTALTYHYETQCIPTPLAWFAHQLPVWFQKLSVVATFVIEIAVPFLFFSPIRRHRLFSFYMQVLLQLLIILSGNYNFFNLLTIVLCFSLLDDEHINFWLCKRTQQNEKTGLLQAVLAWVCVVVELCVYALLGYWTVLYFDLKVDWDKKSVSSKTAFTHYEFNNFLKAVTVPSIWIGVLSLTWEIITAMFRSACVRGVFQRLWSTVQWGVFSAAAASMFAISLVPYTYFEYEAHSNLWPGVRKAFELTDRYQLVNSYGLFRRMTGVGGRPEVIMEGSVDGSTWTEIEFMYKPGNMSAVPPVVTPHQPRLDWQMWFAALGPHTQSPWFSSLVRRLLQGKRDVIKLIQTDEARYPFNKQPPVYIRAHRYKYWFTEPKEDGSLPQRWWRRIYVEEFYPPVRLGDAVLENMLTQHGLNIKDKPLTRRTSGSWLLQMLQSVGERVRDVPAHVLLWTLFSSAATVCLINCLRSHTRPPTHTHSQEQQEEEKDVKEEVEEEVNQEEEEESEEEEEFVQRSDESEGFNDGEENTESERVRKRK; encoded by the exons ATGGGGGAGACGCGCTTTCCGGCTCACATGGTGCTGTGGAGTCTCTCTGCCGTCTACATGTTCGCTTTCGCCTCCGTTTATGTGCAAATTCCTG GTCTGTACGGTAATGAGGGCATTCTCCCGGCGAGGTGGATGCTGCGAGTGGTGGGGAAGAGCATGTGGGAGCAGCTGAGGGACACGCCCACTCTGCTGTGGTTCGGACCACGGCTCGGCCTCGACACGCAGCACTGCATGGAGCTGCTGAGTCTGAGCGGAGCCATTCTCAGCCTGGCATCCATGACAGTCCCCGCCCTCCGAGACTGCAGGCTTTATCTCCTCCTGTGGGTTCTCTACCTGTCTCTGTACCAG GTCGGCCAGGTCTTCTTATACTTCCAGTG ggacaaTCTGTTGCTAGAGGTTGGCTTCCTCGCCGTCCTTATCGCACCCATGAAAATGCCGTGGGGTTGCAGATTGAGTTTCCATGACGGCGTGACCTTCTGGCTGCTCCGCTGGCTGCTCTTCCGCCTGATGTTTGCTTCTGGAGTCGTCAAACTGACGAGCCGCTGCCCCACCTGGTGGGGACTCACAG ctcTGACGTATCACTACGAGACGCAGTGTATCCCGACGCCCCTGGCCTGGTTCGCCCACCAGTTGCCTGTATGGTTTCAGAAACTCAGCGTGGTCGCCACCTTCGTCATTGAGATCGCTGTGCCCTTCCTGTTCTTCAGCCCCATCCGCCGACACCGACTCTTTTCATTCTACATGCAG GTCTTGCTGCAGCTGCTGATCATCCTGTCAGGGAATTATAACTTCTTTAACCTGCTGACCATCGtgctgtgtttctctctcctcgACGACGAGCACATCAACTTCTGGCTCTGTAAACGTACACAACAGAACGAGAAGA CAGGTTTGCTGCAGGCCGTGTTGGCGTGGGTGTGTGTTGTGGTCGAACTGTGTGTTTACGCTCTGCTCGGCTACTGGACCGTCCTCTACTTCGACCTGAAGGTGGACTGGGACAAGAAAAGTGTCTCCTCTAAAACAG cCTTCACACATTATGAGTTTAATAACTTTCTGAAGGCCGTGACGGTGCCCAGTATTTGGATCGGGGTTCTGTCCCTCACCTGGGAGATCATCACTGCCATGTTCAG gagtGCGTGTGTGCGGGGTGTGTTTCAGCGTCTCTGGAGCACCGTGCAGTGGGGCGTGTTCTCTGCAGCAGCAGCCTCCATGTTTGCCATCAGCCTG gttccTTACACTTACTTTGAGTACGAGGCTCACTCTAACCTGTGGCCCGGTGTGCGCAAGGCGTTTGAGTTGACTGATCGCTATCAGCTGGTGAACTCGTACGGTCTGTTCCGGAGGATGACGGGGGTCGGAGGTCGTCCAGAGGTCATCATGGAGGGCAGCGTGGATGGCAGCACATGGACG GAGATTGAGTTCATGTATAAACCAGGGAACATGAGCGCAGTGCCCCCGGTGGTGACTCCTCATCAGCCCCGACTCGACTGGCAGATGTGGTTCGCGGCTCTCGGACCTCACACACAGAGCCCGTGGTTCAGCAGCCTCGTACGGCGCCTCCTGCAGGGGAAGCGGGACG tgATAAAGCTGATTCAGACAGACGAGGCTCGGTACCCGTTCAATAAACAGCCGCCGGTCTACATCCGCGCTCATCGCTACAAGTACTGGTTTACTGAGCCGAAAGAGGACGG gtcgttGCCTCAGAGGTGGTGGAGGAGGATCTATGTAGAGGAGTTTTATCCGCCTGTGCGTCTCGGTGATGCGGTTCTGGAGAACATGCTGACTCAGCACGGACTCAATATAAAG gaTAAACCTCTCACTCGGCGTACTTCCGGTTCATGGCTCTTGCAGATGTTGCAGTCTGTAGGTGAACGCGTGAGAGACGTTCCTGCTCACGTCTTGCTCTGGACCCTCTTCAGTTCAGCAGCCACCGTGTGTCTGATCAACTGTCTGCGCTCACACACTCGTCctccgacacacacacactcccaagagcagcaggaggaggagaaggatgtAAAGGAGGAAGTGGAAGAGGAAGTGAatcaggaggaggaagaagagagtGAGGAGGAAGAGGAGTTTGTACAGAGAAGTGATGAGAGCGAGGGGTTTAATGATGGAGAGGAAAATACAGAGTCAGAACGTGTTAGGAAGAGGAAATAA
- the lmf2a gene encoding lipase maturation factor 2a isoform X2, with protein MGETRFPAHMVLWSLSAVYMFAFASVYVQIPGLYGNEGILPARWMLRVVGKSMWEQLRDTPTLLWFGPRLGLDTQHCMELLSLSGAILSLASMTVPALRDCRLYLLLWVLYLSLYQVGQVFLYFQWDNLLLEVGFLAVLIAPMKMPWGCRLSFHDGVTFWLLRWLLFRLMFASGVVKLTSRCPTWWGLTALTYHYETQCIPTPLAWFAHQLPVWFQKLSVVATFVIEIAVPFLFFSPIRRHRLFSFYMQVLLQLLIILSGNYNFFNLLTIVLCFSLLDDEHINFWLCKRTQQNEKSLLQAVLAWVCVVVELCVYALLGYWTVLYFDLKVDWDKKSVSSKTAFTHYEFNNFLKAVTVPSIWIGVLSLTWEIITAMFRSACVRGVFQRLWSTVQWGVFSAAAASMFAISLVPYTYFEYEAHSNLWPGVRKAFELTDRYQLVNSYGLFRRMTGVGGRPEVIMEGSVDGSTWTEIEFMYKPGNMSAVPPVVTPHQPRLDWQMWFAALGPHTQSPWFSSLVRRLLQGKRDVIKLIQTDEARYPFNKQPPVYIRAHRYKYWFTEPKEDGSLPQRWWRRIYVEEFYPPVRLGDAVLENMLTQHGLNIKDKPLTRRTSGSWLLQMLQSVGERVRDVPAHVLLWTLFSSAATVCLINCLRSHTRPPTHTHSQEQQEEEKDVKEEVEEEVNQEEEEESEEEEEFVQRSDESEGFNDGEENTESERVRKRK; from the exons ATGGGGGAGACGCGCTTTCCGGCTCACATGGTGCTGTGGAGTCTCTCTGCCGTCTACATGTTCGCTTTCGCCTCCGTTTATGTGCAAATTCCTG GTCTGTACGGTAATGAGGGCATTCTCCCGGCGAGGTGGATGCTGCGAGTGGTGGGGAAGAGCATGTGGGAGCAGCTGAGGGACACGCCCACTCTGCTGTGGTTCGGACCACGGCTCGGCCTCGACACGCAGCACTGCATGGAGCTGCTGAGTCTGAGCGGAGCCATTCTCAGCCTGGCATCCATGACAGTCCCCGCCCTCCGAGACTGCAGGCTTTATCTCCTCCTGTGGGTTCTCTACCTGTCTCTGTACCAG GTCGGCCAGGTCTTCTTATACTTCCAGTG ggacaaTCTGTTGCTAGAGGTTGGCTTCCTCGCCGTCCTTATCGCACCCATGAAAATGCCGTGGGGTTGCAGATTGAGTTTCCATGACGGCGTGACCTTCTGGCTGCTCCGCTGGCTGCTCTTCCGCCTGATGTTTGCTTCTGGAGTCGTCAAACTGACGAGCCGCTGCCCCACCTGGTGGGGACTCACAG ctcTGACGTATCACTACGAGACGCAGTGTATCCCGACGCCCCTGGCCTGGTTCGCCCACCAGTTGCCTGTATGGTTTCAGAAACTCAGCGTGGTCGCCACCTTCGTCATTGAGATCGCTGTGCCCTTCCTGTTCTTCAGCCCCATCCGCCGACACCGACTCTTTTCATTCTACATGCAG GTCTTGCTGCAGCTGCTGATCATCCTGTCAGGGAATTATAACTTCTTTAACCTGCTGACCATCGtgctgtgtttctctctcctcgACGACGAGCACATCAACTTCTGGCTCTGTAAACGTACACAACAGAACGAGAAGA GTTTGCTGCAGGCCGTGTTGGCGTGGGTGTGTGTTGTGGTCGAACTGTGTGTTTACGCTCTGCTCGGCTACTGGACCGTCCTCTACTTCGACCTGAAGGTGGACTGGGACAAGAAAAGTGTCTCCTCTAAAACAG cCTTCACACATTATGAGTTTAATAACTTTCTGAAGGCCGTGACGGTGCCCAGTATTTGGATCGGGGTTCTGTCCCTCACCTGGGAGATCATCACTGCCATGTTCAG gagtGCGTGTGTGCGGGGTGTGTTTCAGCGTCTCTGGAGCACCGTGCAGTGGGGCGTGTTCTCTGCAGCAGCAGCCTCCATGTTTGCCATCAGCCTG gttccTTACACTTACTTTGAGTACGAGGCTCACTCTAACCTGTGGCCCGGTGTGCGCAAGGCGTTTGAGTTGACTGATCGCTATCAGCTGGTGAACTCGTACGGTCTGTTCCGGAGGATGACGGGGGTCGGAGGTCGTCCAGAGGTCATCATGGAGGGCAGCGTGGATGGCAGCACATGGACG GAGATTGAGTTCATGTATAAACCAGGGAACATGAGCGCAGTGCCCCCGGTGGTGACTCCTCATCAGCCCCGACTCGACTGGCAGATGTGGTTCGCGGCTCTCGGACCTCACACACAGAGCCCGTGGTTCAGCAGCCTCGTACGGCGCCTCCTGCAGGGGAAGCGGGACG tgATAAAGCTGATTCAGACAGACGAGGCTCGGTACCCGTTCAATAAACAGCCGCCGGTCTACATCCGCGCTCATCGCTACAAGTACTGGTTTACTGAGCCGAAAGAGGACGG gtcgttGCCTCAGAGGTGGTGGAGGAGGATCTATGTAGAGGAGTTTTATCCGCCTGTGCGTCTCGGTGATGCGGTTCTGGAGAACATGCTGACTCAGCACGGACTCAATATAAAG gaTAAACCTCTCACTCGGCGTACTTCCGGTTCATGGCTCTTGCAGATGTTGCAGTCTGTAGGTGAACGCGTGAGAGACGTTCCTGCTCACGTCTTGCTCTGGACCCTCTTCAGTTCAGCAGCCACCGTGTGTCTGATCAACTGTCTGCGCTCACACACTCGTCctccgacacacacacactcccaagagcagcaggaggaggagaaggatgtAAAGGAGGAAGTGGAAGAGGAAGTGAatcaggaggaggaagaagagagtGAGGAGGAAGAGGAGTTTGTACAGAGAAGTGATGAGAGCGAGGGGTTTAATGATGGAGAGGAAAATACAGAGTCAGAACGTGTTAGGAAGAGGAAATAA